From a single Paenibacillus sp. FSL W8-0426 genomic region:
- a CDS encoding M15 family metallopeptidase: protein MTTSMNRTRKHKSIISAILAGSVIAGAALAAVPFTFGTAAEAASSSFAQFLHDNAPSRTIKTDGNGKATVTNLTSTVVLVNKNRNLPASYEPKDLVVPNIPFSFSGSSPKKQMRKAAATALEKLFAAAKKDGIDIKAVSGYRSYATQKSIFERNASIKGEAVANKTSARPGQSEHQTGLAMDISSASAGYDLQQSFGSTKEGKWLKANAPKYGFIIRYGKDQEKLTGYAYEPWHVRYVGVYIAGEMTKQNLTLEQYLERAK from the coding sequence ATGACCACATCAATGAATCGCACACGCAAACATAAATCCATCATCTCCGCCATTCTGGCCGGATCCGTCATTGCCGGGGCGGCACTCGCCGCCGTACCTTTCACGTTCGGCACGGCAGCAGAAGCTGCGAGCTCCAGCTTTGCCCAATTCCTGCACGACAATGCACCATCCCGCACGATCAAAACAGACGGCAACGGCAAAGCCACGGTAACCAATCTCACGAGCACCGTCGTGCTGGTCAACAAAAATAGAAACCTGCCGGCAAGCTATGAACCGAAGGATCTCGTCGTGCCGAACATCCCGTTCAGCTTCTCCGGCTCCAGCCCGAAAAAGCAGATGCGAAAAGCAGCCGCCACCGCGCTGGAGAAGCTGTTCGCAGCGGCCAAAAAAGACGGCATCGATATCAAAGCCGTGTCCGGCTACCGTTCCTATGCCACGCAAAAATCGATTTTTGAACGCAATGCCAGCATCAAAGGCGAAGCCGTGGCCAACAAAACCAGCGCCCGCCCTGGACAAAGCGAACACCAGACCGGGCTCGCGATGGACATTTCCAGCGCATCCGCAGGTTACGACCTGCAGCAAAGCTTCGGCAGCACCAAAGAAGGCAAATGGCTGAAAGCCAATGCCCCGAAATACGGCTTTATTATCCGCTACGGCAAGGATCAGGAAAAACTGACCGGATACGCGTATGAGCCATGGCATGTCCGCTACGTCGGCGTATACATCGCAGGCGAAATGACGAAACAGAACCTCACGCTGGAGCAATATTTGGAGCGTGCCAAGTAA
- a CDS encoding aminopeptidase, whose translation MSTFEQSFEQSLEQYAELVVRVGVNIQKGQVLIVTAPIETLDLTRLIVQKAYAAGAKYVQVDFEDDIITRSRFIHGSDDSFDYYPSWKTEMLEKFAAEGGATLTIKVPDPDLYNGIDSDKVSRATKAAATARRGFSKYTRNHEISWCLIKAPTKAWANKVFADIPEEERISVMWDTIFKMNRVDGGDAVENWKNHLKTLNDMNAILNAKNYKSLHYRAPGTDLKIELVDGHIWHGGGGENKEGHYFVANMPTEEVFTMPKRSGVNGYVSSTMPLNLNGQLVDQIKITFKDGQVVAFSAASGEEHLRNLFSTDEGARYLGEVALVPHDSPISNLNRIFYNTGVDENASCHLAVGSAYPFCMKDGTTMNNEELLKHECNVSLTHVDFMIGSAELDIDGELPDGTIEPVFRKGNWAFNN comes from the coding sequence ATGAGTACATTTGAACAAAGCTTTGAACAATCTTTGGAACAATATGCGGAACTCGTCGTGCGAGTCGGCGTCAACATTCAGAAAGGACAGGTGCTGATCGTTACGGCTCCGATTGAAACGTTGGATCTGACCCGGCTGATCGTACAGAAGGCTTATGCCGCAGGCGCGAAATACGTGCAAGTCGATTTCGAGGACGACATCATTACGCGCAGCCGTTTCATCCACGGTTCGGATGACAGCTTCGATTATTATCCGTCCTGGAAAACGGAGATGCTGGAGAAGTTCGCGGCCGAAGGCGGCGCAACATTGACGATCAAAGTCCCTGATCCGGATCTGTACAACGGCATCGATTCGGACAAGGTGTCGCGTGCAACCAAGGCTGCGGCAACCGCTCGCCGCGGATTTTCCAAATACACGCGCAACCACGAAATCAGCTGGTGCTTGATCAAAGCGCCGACGAAAGCGTGGGCGAACAAAGTGTTTGCCGACATTCCGGAAGAAGAACGGATCAGCGTCATGTGGGACACCATTTTCAAAATGAATCGCGTCGACGGCGGCGATGCCGTGGAAAATTGGAAAAATCACCTGAAAACGCTGAACGACATGAACGCCATCCTGAATGCCAAAAACTATAAAAGCCTTCACTATCGCGCGCCAGGCACCGATCTGAAGATCGAGCTTGTCGACGGGCATATCTGGCATGGCGGAGGCGGCGAGAATAAAGAAGGCCACTATTTTGTCGCCAACATGCCGACCGAAGAAGTGTTCACCATGCCGAAGCGCAGCGGGGTCAACGGTTATGTCAGCAGCACGATGCCGCTGAATTTGAATGGCCAATTGGTTGATCAGATCAAGATCACATTTAAGGATGGACAGGTCGTTGCGTTCAGCGCCGCATCCGGCGAGGAGCATCTGAGAAACCTGTTTTCCACCGATGAGGGTGCGCGTTATCTGGGTGAAGTGGCGCTTGTGCCGCATGATTCCCCGATTTCGAACCTGAACCGCATTTTCTACAATACCGGCGTGGACGAAAATGCTTCTTGCCATCTTGCGGTGGGGAGCGCATATCCGTTTTGCATGAAGGACGGCACCACGATGAACAACGAAGAGCTGTTAAAGCATGAATGCAACGTCAGCCTGACCCATGTGGACTTTATGATCGGTTCCGCAGAACTGGATATCGACGGGGAATTGCCGGATGGCACGATCGAGCCGGTATTCCGCAAAGGCAACTGGGCGTTCAACAACTAA
- a CDS encoding aldo/keto reductase, which yields MTYISNEQRYDEMKYARSGRSGIRLPQIALGLWQNFGGNRTLDIQEEMILRAFDLGINHFDLANNYGPPPGSAEENFGIILKKHLRPYRDELLISSKAGYYMWKGPYGEWGSRKNLIASLDQSLKRMGLDYVDIFYHHRPDPNTPLEETMAALDHIVRQGKALYVGLSNYNAEQTKEAVSILRSLGTPCLLHQPNYSMLNRWIEDGLQDVLHEQGVGSIAFCPLGRGQLTNKYVDKLKEERANPSGSLRPEAYTDERIAKFEALQDIAARREQTISQLALNWVLRGDRVTSALIGASRVSQIEENVAALQAPELTTPELQDIEAVLDGIGNYAW from the coding sequence ATGACTTATATTTCCAATGAACAACGATACGATGAAATGAAATATGCCCGCTCAGGCAGAAGCGGCATCCGATTGCCCCAGATCGCGCTTGGATTATGGCAAAATTTCGGCGGCAACCGCACCTTGGATATTCAGGAAGAAATGATTTTGCGTGCGTTCGACCTGGGCATCAATCATTTTGACCTGGCGAACAACTATGGTCCGCCGCCCGGATCGGCTGAAGAAAATTTCGGCATTATTCTCAAAAAGCATTTGCGGCCTTATCGCGACGAATTGCTCATCTCTTCGAAGGCTGGTTATTATATGTGGAAGGGGCCTTACGGCGAATGGGGGTCGCGCAAAAATTTGATTGCGAGCCTTGATCAAAGCTTGAAACGCATGGGCCTGGATTATGTGGACATCTTCTATCATCATCGTCCGGACCCGAATACGCCGCTTGAAGAAACGATGGCTGCATTGGACCATATCGTCAGACAAGGCAAGGCGCTGTATGTCGGGTTATCCAACTATAATGCGGAGCAGACCAAGGAAGCGGTAAGCATTCTGCGTAGTCTGGGAACGCCATGCCTTCTGCATCAGCCGAATTATTCCATGCTGAACCGCTGGATCGAGGATGGCCTGCAGGATGTGCTGCACGAGCAGGGCGTGGGTTCAATTGCCTTCTGTCCGCTGGGACGGGGGCAGCTGACGAACAAATACGTGGACAAACTGAAAGAGGAACGAGCAAACCCGTCGGGCAGCCTGCGTCCGGAAGCGTACACGGATGAACGCATTGCCAAATTCGAAGCGCTTCAGGATATCGCTGCCCGCAGAGAACAAACGATTTCGCAGCTTGCATTGAACTGGGTGCTGCGCGGGGACCGGGTCACGTCTGCCTTGATCGGCGCGAGCCGTGTATCCCAGATCGAAGAGAACGTGGCTGCCTTGCAGGCGCCGGAGCTGACGACGCCGGAGCTGCAAGACATTGAAGCGGTATTGGACGGAATCGGAAACTATGCATGGTAA
- a CDS encoding AraC family transcriptional regulator, whose translation MQDHSFIMERAALITYMFRNDQFQDLQLLHYGTEPCTPRHHFGPAMRDYYKIHYILGGKGIFRVNGQTHELRKGQGFLIVPHSVVYYEADADDPWEYSWVAFEGNTCEMLLSQAGLSEHQPVFSLEHDEEMRSCLHRIVHARDTRKGWEIGMLGLLYQLFSILAASSEQRHESKIEPFTKDAYVTQVIDFIETNYANAVTVQSIASQVGLQRSYLCSLFKERMGSSIQSYLVHYRMRRAAELLLDQGFTIGDIARSVGYNDQLLFSKMFKKVMGSAPSRYRELKSSTFPQRNG comes from the coding sequence ATGCAAGATCACTCTTTTATAATGGAGCGTGCAGCCTTGATTACGTACATGTTTCGAAACGATCAATTTCAGGATCTCCAGCTGCTCCATTACGGAACAGAACCTTGTACTCCCCGCCATCACTTCGGTCCGGCGATGAGAGATTATTATAAAATCCATTACATCCTGGGCGGCAAAGGGATCTTCAGAGTCAACGGACAAACCCATGAGCTGCGCAAAGGACAAGGGTTCCTCATCGTGCCTCACTCGGTCGTTTATTATGAAGCCGATGCCGACGATCCATGGGAGTACAGCTGGGTTGCTTTCGAAGGAAACACCTGCGAAATGCTGCTCAGTCAAGCGGGGCTCTCCGAGCATCAGCCCGTGTTCAGCCTGGAGCATGATGAAGAAATGCGCTCCTGCCTGCATCGGATCGTGCACGCCCGCGACACCCGAAAAGGCTGGGAAATCGGCATGCTTGGTTTGCTCTACCAATTGTTCTCCATCTTGGCCGCGTCTTCCGAACAACGCCATGAGAGCAAGATAGAACCTTTTACGAAAGACGCTTACGTCACGCAGGTCATCGATTTCATTGAAACGAATTATGCCAATGCCGTTACCGTGCAATCCATCGCTTCCCAAGTCGGCCTGCAGCGAAGTTATTTGTGCTCCTTGTTCAAGGAGCGAATGGGCAGCAGCATCCAGTCTTACCTCGTCCACTATCGCATGCGCCGGGCGGCGGAATTGCTTTTGGATCAAGGATTCACGATCGGCGATATCGCACGTTCCGTCGGTTACAACGATCAGCTGCTTTTTTCGAAAATGTTCAAAAAAGTGATGGGCAGCGCCCCTTCGCGCTACCGTGAACTAAAAAGCAGCACCTTCCCCCAACGAAACGGTTGA
- a CDS encoding GyrI-like domain-containing protein, which translates to MSISLETISRTRMAYVRQIGPYGPANKQAMETLKNWAHVQHLLTEASVLFGIPQDDPATTPPESCRYDACIVISDDFVFSGNDPVKEGELAGGDYLVYRIAHTAEAVMHAWTSIPGLVRDHGHAIADGPVMERYKGELLLRHQCELCIPVRKDANLM; encoded by the coding sequence ATGTCCATTTCTCTCGAAACGATCTCACGTACCCGAATGGCTTATGTTCGTCAAATCGGACCCTATGGCCCTGCCAACAAACAGGCAATGGAAACCTTAAAAAACTGGGCTCACGTTCAGCATTTGTTAACCGAAGCTTCCGTATTGTTCGGCATTCCGCAAGATGACCCTGCAACAACTCCACCTGAGTCATGTCGATATGACGCGTGCATCGTGATCAGCGACGATTTCGTTTTCTCCGGAAACGATCCCGTAAAGGAAGGAGAATTGGCCGGCGGAGATTATCTCGTATACCGAATCGCGCATACTGCGGAAGCCGTGATGCATGCCTGGACCAGCATTCCCGGTTTGGTTCGGGATCACGGGCATGCGATCGCAGATGGCCCCGTGATGGAACGATATAAAGGGGAACTTCTTCTGCGGCATCAATGCGAGCTTTGCATTCCGGTGCGCAAGGACGCTAACCTTATGTGA
- a CDS encoding nitroreductase family protein, which produces MSDLENIIKNRRSAVIFEEGVDIPESEFHEMFALNKFAPSAFNLQHTHYLVLTDPAQIEKVHEASQQYKVKTASAVIVVLGDINAHHHIRTINEGLLNLGAMTPFQYEQESQSVTEFYEARGRFFQREDAIRNASLSAMQFMLIAQDRGWDTCPMIGFDAEELQKSLEIPDHYVISLVITIGKKSEAKQRPRGYRKPINEYVSFNKLNVE; this is translated from the coding sequence ATGAGTGATTTGGAGAACATTATCAAAAACCGCAGGTCTGCCGTTATTTTCGAAGAAGGCGTCGACATCCCCGAATCGGAATTCCATGAGATGTTTGCTTTGAACAAATTCGCGCCTTCGGCCTTTAACCTGCAGCACACCCATTATCTCGTGCTGACGGACCCGGCACAGATCGAAAAAGTCCATGAAGCTTCCCAGCAGTACAAAGTAAAAACGGCTTCTGCCGTCATCGTCGTACTCGGCGATATCAACGCTCACCATCACATCCGCACGATCAACGAAGGTTTGCTGAATCTTGGCGCTATGACGCCGTTTCAATACGAGCAGGAATCACAAAGCGTCACCGAATTTTACGAAGCCCGCGGCAGATTTTTCCAACGCGAGGATGCCATCCGCAATGCCAGCCTGTCTGCCATGCAGTTCATGCTGATTGCCCAGGATCGAGGCTGGGACACTTGTCCAATGATCGGTTTCGATGCCGAGGAGCTGCAAAAAAGCCTTGAAATTCCCGATCACTATGTGATCTCCCTGGTCATCACGATCGGTAAAAAATCCGAAGCCAAGCAGCGTCCGCGCGGTTACCGCAAACCGATTAACGAGTATGTGAGTTTCAACAAATTAAACGTGGAATAA
- a CDS encoding AMP-binding protein, with amino-acid sequence MNFQQWISPEIYNMTSEMENHPQDRVALRWISDQAEMEEITYGDLLKQANRLAAGLSSLGLVKGDRVLVMVPRRIIAYVIYIACLKLGIAIIPSSEMLRAKDLEYRLRHSEARAVIVWNETTSEVEKIDADLPSLAHRIVAGPQGDEAVPGEGWLHVQQLMQGQPDVLPAVETHRDDIAILAYTSGTTGNPKGVVHSHGWAYAHLRIASTLWLDVQPSDVVWATAAPGWQKWIWSPFLSVLGKGATGLIYSGSFHPQRYLQLMQQQRINVLCCTPTEYRLMAKTDDLGHFDLSSLRSAVSAGEPLNQEVIEIFQRHFDLTIRDGYGQTESTLVIGSLSGAPVRIGSMGQSIAPGLVVVIDKDGHPQPAGEVGDIAVHKDMPALFREYYKDEGRKEANLRGDYFVTGDRASVDEEGYFWFEGRSDDIIISSGYTIGPFEVEEALMKHPSVRECAVVASPDEIRGHVVKAFVVLKDASQSSPELVKELQNHVKTWTAPYKYPRKVEFVADLPKTNSGKIRRIELREQEKRNG; translated from the coding sequence ATGAATTTTCAACAGTGGATTTCGCCGGAAATCTATAACATGACCTCGGAGATGGAGAACCACCCGCAGGATCGGGTTGCCCTTCGCTGGATCAGCGATCAGGCTGAAATGGAAGAGATCACGTATGGTGACCTGCTTAAACAGGCGAACCGTCTTGCAGCCGGACTGAGCAGCCTGGGTCTCGTCAAAGGCGACCGGGTGCTCGTCATGGTTCCCAGACGGATCATCGCATACGTTATATACATTGCTTGCCTGAAGCTTGGCATTGCCATTATTCCTTCTTCGGAAATGCTGCGTGCCAAAGATTTGGAATATCGTCTCCGCCATTCTGAAGCCCGCGCCGTCATCGTGTGGAACGAAACGACGTCGGAAGTGGAGAAAATCGACGCCGACTTGCCATCGCTCGCACACCGTATCGTTGCCGGACCGCAAGGAGACGAAGCTGTGCCTGGCGAAGGCTGGCTGCATGTTCAGCAGCTGATGCAGGGGCAGCCGGATGTGCTGCCTGCCGTGGAGACGCATCGTGATGATATCGCGATTCTCGCATATACTTCCGGAACGACAGGTAACCCGAAAGGTGTCGTTCATAGCCATGGCTGGGCATATGCCCACTTGAGGATTGCGTCAACGCTCTGGCTGGACGTGCAGCCTTCGGACGTCGTGTGGGCTACGGCTGCGCCGGGATGGCAAAAGTGGATTTGGAGCCCCTTCCTGTCCGTCTTGGGAAAAGGCGCTACCGGCCTGATCTACAGCGGGTCATTCCATCCGCAGCGTTACTTGCAGTTAATGCAGCAGCAGCGCATCAACGTACTCTGCTGTACGCCGACCGAATATCGGCTGATGGCCAAAACGGATGACCTTGGACATTTCGACTTGTCCAGCCTGCGCAGCGCGGTATCGGCAGGCGAACCGCTGAACCAGGAAGTGATCGAAATTTTCCAGCGTCATTTCGACTTGACGATTCGGGACGGGTATGGACAAACCGAAAGTACGCTGGTGATCGGCAGTCTTTCCGGGGCTCCTGTCCGGATTGGCTCCATGGGACAGTCCATTGCGCCAGGTCTGGTCGTGGTCATTGACAAAGACGGCCATCCGCAGCCAGCCGGAGAGGTAGGGGACATTGCGGTACATAAAGACATGCCTGCGCTGTTCCGTGAGTATTATAAAGATGAAGGCCGCAAGGAAGCGAACCTGCGCGGGGACTACTTCGTAACCGGGGATCGCGCGAGCGTGGATGAAGAGGGTTATTTCTGGTTCGAGGGCCGCAGCGACGACATCATTATCAGCTCAGGATATACGATTGGGCCGTTCGAGGTAGAGGAAGCACTCATGAAACACCCGAGCGTGAGGGAATGTGCCGTGGTGGCGAGTCCGGACGAAATCCGCGGCCATGTGGTCAAGGCGTTTGTTGTGCTGAAAGACGCTTCCCAATCTTCGCCCGAGCTGGTGAAAGAGCTGCAAAATCATGTGAAGACATGGACGGCCCCTTACAAATATCCGCGTAAAGTCGAATTCGTGGCCGACCTGCCCAAAACCAATTCAGGCAAAATTCGGCGCATCGAGCTGCGCGAGCAGGAAAAACGCAACGGTTAA